A section of the Apodemus sylvaticus chromosome 10, mApoSyl1.1, whole genome shotgun sequence genome encodes:
- the Cdc27 gene encoding cell division cycle protein 27 homolog isoform X3 produces MTVLQEPVQAAIWQALNHYAYRDAVFLAERLYAEVHSEEALFLLATCYYRSGKAYKAYRLLKGHSCTTPQCKYLLAKCCVDLSKLAEGEQILSGGVFNKQKSHDDLVTEFGDSACFTLSLLGHVYCKTDRLAKGSECYQKSLSLNPFLWSPFESLCEIGEKPDPDQTFKLTSLQNFSSCLPNTCTTLVSNHSLSHRQPETVLTETPQDTIELNRLNLESSNSKYSLNTDSSVSYIDSAVISPDNVPLGTGTSILSKQVQNKPKTGRSLLGGPTALSPLTPSFGILPLETPSPGDGSYLQNYTNTPSVIDVPPTGAPTKKSVARMGQTGTKSVFSQSGNSREVTPVLVAQTQSSGPQTSTTPQVLSPTITSPPNALPRRSSRLFTSDSSTTKENSKKLKMKFPPKIPNRKTKSKTNKGGITQPNINDSLEITKLDSSIISEGKITTITPQIQAFNLQKAAAEGLMSLLREMGKGYLALCSYNCKEAINILSHLPSHHYSTGWVLCQIGRAYFELSEYMQAERIFSEVRRIESFRVEGMEIYSTTLWHLQKDVALSVLSKDLTDMDKNSPEAWCAAGNCFSLQREHDIAIKFFQRAIQVDPNYAYAYTLLGHEFVLTEELDKALACFRNAIRVNPRHYNAWYGLGMIYYKQEKFSLAEMHFQKALDINPQSSVLLCHIGVVQHALKKSEKALDTLNKAIVIDPKNPLCKFHRASVLFANEKYKSALQELEELKQIVPKESLVYFLIGKVYKKLGQTHLALMNFSWAMDLDPKGANNQIKEAIDKRYLPDDEEPITQEEQIMGTDESQESSMTDADDTQLHAAESDEF; encoded by the exons GCTGCTATATGGCAAGCACTAAACCACTATGCTTACCGAGACGCAGTTTTCCTCGCGGAACGACTATATGCAGAAG TACATTCAGAAGAAGCCTTGTTTTTACTGGCAACCTGTTACTACCGCTCAGGAAAGGCTTATAAAGCATATAGACTCTTGAAAGGACACAGTTGTACCACCCCACAGTGTAAATACCTGCTTGCAAAATGTTGTGTTGACCTCAGCAA gcttGCAGAAGGGGAACAGATCTTATCTGGTGGAGTGTTTAATAAGCAAAAAAGCCATGACGACCTTGTCACTGAGTTTGGGGATTCAGCTTGCTTCACTCTTTCCTTGTTGGGACATGTATATTG CAAGACAGATCGGCTTGCCAAAGGATCAGAATGTTACCAAAAGAGCCTTAGTTTAAATCCTTTCCTCTGGTCTCCCTTTGAATCGTTATGTGAAATAG GTGAGAAGCCAGATCCTGACCAAACATTTAAATTAACATCTCTACAGAATTTTAGCAGTTGTCTTCCCAACACTTGTACAACTCTAGTATCTAATCACAGTCTATCTCACAGACAGCCTGAGACAGTCCTTACAGAAACACCCCAAGACACAATT GAATTAAACAGACTGAACCTAGAATCTTCCAATTCAAAGTACTCCTTGAATACAGATTCCTCCGTGTCTTACATTGATTCAGCTGTAATTTCACCAGATAACGTCCCCCTTGGAACTGGTACTTCCATATTATCTAAACAGgttcaaaataaaccaaaaactgGTCGAAGTTTATTAGGAGGACCAACTGCTCTTAGCCCATTAACCCCAAG TTTTGGGATTTTGCCATTAGAAACCCCAAGTCCTGGAGATGGATCCTATTTACAAAACTACACTAATACACCTTCTGTAATTGACGTGCCACCCACCGGAGCACCTACAAAAAAG TCTGTTGCAAGAATGGGCCAAACTGGAACAAAGTCTGTCTTCTCACAGAGTGGAAATAGTCGAGAAGTCACACCAGTACTTGTTGCACAAACACAAAGTTCTGGCCCACAAACAAG tACAACACCTCAGGTATTGAGCCCCACTATTACATCTCCCCCAAACGCATTGCCTCGAAGAAGTTCCCGCCTTTTCACTAGTGACAGTTCTACAACCAAG GAGAATAgcaaaaagttaaaaatgaagtTTCCACCTAAAAtcccaaacagaaaaacaaaaagtaaaactaaTAAAGGAGGAATAACTCAACCCAACATAAACGATAGTCTGGAAATTACAAAATTGGACTCTTCTATCATTTCAGAAGGGAAAATAACCACAATCACACCTCAGATCCAGGCATTTAATCTTCAGAAGGCAGCAGCAG AAGGTTTGATGAGCCTTCTTCGTGAAATGGGAAAAGGTTATTTAGCTTTGTGTTCATACAACTGCAAAGAAGCTATAAATATTTTGAGCCACCTACCTTCTCACCACTACAGTACTGGTTGGGTCTTGTGCCAGATTGGACGGGCTTATTTTGAACTTTCAGAATATATGCAG GCTGAAAGAATATTCTCAGAAGTTAGAAGGATTGAGAGTTTCAGAGTTGAAGGAATGGAGATCTACTCGACAACACTCTGGCATCTGCAGAAAGATGTCGCTCTTTCAGTTCTGTCAAAAGATTTAACAGACATGGATAAGAATTCACCAGAG GCCTGGTGTGCTGCAGGGAATTGTTTCAGTCTACAAAGGGAGCATGATATAGCAATTAAATTCTTCCAAAGAGCTATCCAGGTCGATCCAAATTATGCTTATGCCTATACTCTACTAGGACACGAGTTTGTGTTAACTGAAGAACTAGACAAAGCATTAGCATGTTTTCGAAATGCTATAAGAGTAAATCCCAGACATTATAATGCATG GTATGGTTTAGGAATGATTTATTACAAGCAAGAGAAGTTCAGCCTCGCAGAAATGCATTTCCAGAAAGCACTTGATATCAACCCTCAGAGTTCAGTTTTACTTTGCCACATTGGAGTA GTTCAGCATGCACTAAAGAAGTCTGAGAAGGCTTTGGATACCCTAAACAAAGCCATTGTTATCGATCCCAAGAACCCTCTATGCAAATTTCACAGAGCCTCGGttttatttgcaaatgaaaaatacaag tcTGCTTTACAAGAACTTGAAGAACTGAAACAGATTGTCCCCAAAGAATCCCTCGTTTACTTCTTAATAGGAAAG GTTTACAAGAAGTTGGGTCAAACTCATCTCGCCTTGATGAATTTCTCTTGGGCTATGGATTTAGATCCTAAAGGAGCCAATAATCAGATTAAAGAGGCAATTGACAAGCGCTACCTTCCAGATGATGAGGAGCCAATAACCCAAGAGGAACAGATCA TGGGGACAGATGAGTCCCAGGAGAGCAGCATGACAGATGCAGACGACACACAACTTCATGCAGCAGAAAGTGATGAATTTTAA
- the Cdc27 gene encoding cell division cycle protein 27 homolog isoform X1, with product MTVLQEPVQAAIWQALNHYAYRDAVFLAERLYAEVHSEEALFLLATCYYRSGKAYKAYRLLKGHSCTTPQCKYLLAKCCVDLSKLAEGEQILSGGVFNKQKSHDDLVTEFGDSACFTLSLLGHVYCKTDRLAKGSECYQKSLSLNPFLWSPFESLCEIGEKPDPDQTFKLTSLQNFSSCLPNTCTTLVSNHSLSHRQPETVLTETPQDTIELNRLNLESSNSKYSLNTDSSVSYIDSAVISPDNVPLGTGTSILSKQVQNKPKTGRSLLGGPTALSPLTPSFGILPLETPSPGDGSYLQNYTNTPSVIDVPPTGAPTKKTFCVLQSVARMGQTGTKSVFSQSGNSREVTPVLVAQTQSSGPQTSTTPQVLSPTITSPPNALPRRSSRLFTSDSSTTKENSKKLKMKFPPKIPNRKTKSKTNKGGITQPNINDSLEITKLDSSIISEGKITTITPQIQAFNLQKAAAEGLMSLLREMGKGYLALCSYNCKEAINILSHLPSHHYSTGWVLCQIGRAYFELSEYMQAERIFSEVRRIESFRVEGMEIYSTTLWHLQKDVALSVLSKDLTDMDKNSPEAWCAAGNCFSLQREHDIAIKFFQRAIQVDPNYAYAYTLLGHEFVLTEELDKALACFRNAIRVNPRHYNAWYGLGMIYYKQEKFSLAEMHFQKALDINPQSSVLLCHIGVVQHALKKSEKALDTLNKAIVIDPKNPLCKFHRASVLFANEKYKSALQELEELKQIVPKESLVYFLIGKVYKKLGQTHLALMNFSWAMDLDPKGANNQIKEAIDKRYLPDDEEPITQEEQIMGTDESQESSMTDADDTQLHAAESDEF from the exons GCTGCTATATGGCAAGCACTAAACCACTATGCTTACCGAGACGCAGTTTTCCTCGCGGAACGACTATATGCAGAAG TACATTCAGAAGAAGCCTTGTTTTTACTGGCAACCTGTTACTACCGCTCAGGAAAGGCTTATAAAGCATATAGACTCTTGAAAGGACACAGTTGTACCACCCCACAGTGTAAATACCTGCTTGCAAAATGTTGTGTTGACCTCAGCAA gcttGCAGAAGGGGAACAGATCTTATCTGGTGGAGTGTTTAATAAGCAAAAAAGCCATGACGACCTTGTCACTGAGTTTGGGGATTCAGCTTGCTTCACTCTTTCCTTGTTGGGACATGTATATTG CAAGACAGATCGGCTTGCCAAAGGATCAGAATGTTACCAAAAGAGCCTTAGTTTAAATCCTTTCCTCTGGTCTCCCTTTGAATCGTTATGTGAAATAG GTGAGAAGCCAGATCCTGACCAAACATTTAAATTAACATCTCTACAGAATTTTAGCAGTTGTCTTCCCAACACTTGTACAACTCTAGTATCTAATCACAGTCTATCTCACAGACAGCCTGAGACAGTCCTTACAGAAACACCCCAAGACACAATT GAATTAAACAGACTGAACCTAGAATCTTCCAATTCAAAGTACTCCTTGAATACAGATTCCTCCGTGTCTTACATTGATTCAGCTGTAATTTCACCAGATAACGTCCCCCTTGGAACTGGTACTTCCATATTATCTAAACAGgttcaaaataaaccaaaaactgGTCGAAGTTTATTAGGAGGACCAACTGCTCTTAGCCCATTAACCCCAAG TTTTGGGATTTTGCCATTAGAAACCCCAAGTCCTGGAGATGGATCCTATTTACAAAACTACACTAATACACCTTCTGTAATTGACGTGCCACCCACCGGAGCACCTACAAAAAAG ACTTTCTGTGTTTTACAGTCTGTTGCAAGAATGGGCCAAACTGGAACAAAGTCTGTCTTCTCACAGAGTGGAAATAGTCGAGAAGTCACACCAGTACTTGTTGCACAAACACAAAGTTCTGGCCCACAAACAAG tACAACACCTCAGGTATTGAGCCCCACTATTACATCTCCCCCAAACGCATTGCCTCGAAGAAGTTCCCGCCTTTTCACTAGTGACAGTTCTACAACCAAG GAGAATAgcaaaaagttaaaaatgaagtTTCCACCTAAAAtcccaaacagaaaaacaaaaagtaaaactaaTAAAGGAGGAATAACTCAACCCAACATAAACGATAGTCTGGAAATTACAAAATTGGACTCTTCTATCATTTCAGAAGGGAAAATAACCACAATCACACCTCAGATCCAGGCATTTAATCTTCAGAAGGCAGCAGCAG AAGGTTTGATGAGCCTTCTTCGTGAAATGGGAAAAGGTTATTTAGCTTTGTGTTCATACAACTGCAAAGAAGCTATAAATATTTTGAGCCACCTACCTTCTCACCACTACAGTACTGGTTGGGTCTTGTGCCAGATTGGACGGGCTTATTTTGAACTTTCAGAATATATGCAG GCTGAAAGAATATTCTCAGAAGTTAGAAGGATTGAGAGTTTCAGAGTTGAAGGAATGGAGATCTACTCGACAACACTCTGGCATCTGCAGAAAGATGTCGCTCTTTCAGTTCTGTCAAAAGATTTAACAGACATGGATAAGAATTCACCAGAG GCCTGGTGTGCTGCAGGGAATTGTTTCAGTCTACAAAGGGAGCATGATATAGCAATTAAATTCTTCCAAAGAGCTATCCAGGTCGATCCAAATTATGCTTATGCCTATACTCTACTAGGACACGAGTTTGTGTTAACTGAAGAACTAGACAAAGCATTAGCATGTTTTCGAAATGCTATAAGAGTAAATCCCAGACATTATAATGCATG GTATGGTTTAGGAATGATTTATTACAAGCAAGAGAAGTTCAGCCTCGCAGAAATGCATTTCCAGAAAGCACTTGATATCAACCCTCAGAGTTCAGTTTTACTTTGCCACATTGGAGTA GTTCAGCATGCACTAAAGAAGTCTGAGAAGGCTTTGGATACCCTAAACAAAGCCATTGTTATCGATCCCAAGAACCCTCTATGCAAATTTCACAGAGCCTCGGttttatttgcaaatgaaaaatacaag tcTGCTTTACAAGAACTTGAAGAACTGAAACAGATTGTCCCCAAAGAATCCCTCGTTTACTTCTTAATAGGAAAG GTTTACAAGAAGTTGGGTCAAACTCATCTCGCCTTGATGAATTTCTCTTGGGCTATGGATTTAGATCCTAAAGGAGCCAATAATCAGATTAAAGAGGCAATTGACAAGCGCTACCTTCCAGATGATGAGGAGCCAATAACCCAAGAGGAACAGATCA TGGGGACAGATGAGTCCCAGGAGAGCAGCATGACAGATGCAGACGACACACAACTTCATGCAGCAGAAAGTGATGAATTTTAA
- the Cdc27 gene encoding cell division cycle protein 27 homolog isoform X4 encodes MTVLQEPVQAAIWQALNHYAYRDAVFLAERLYAEVHSEEALFLLATCYYRSGKAYKAYRLLKGHSCTTPQCKYLLAKCCVDLSKLAEGEQILSGGVFNKQKSHDDLVTEFGDSACFTLSLLGHVYCKTDRLAKGSECYQKSLSLNPFLWSPFESLCEIGEKPDPDQTFKLTSLQNFSSCLPNTCTTLVSNHSLSHRQPETVLTETPQDTIELNRLNLESSNSKYSLNTDSSVSYIDSAVISPDNVPLGTGTSILSKQVQNKPKTGRSLLGGPTALSPLTPSFGILPLETPSPGDGSYLQNYTNTPSVIDVPPTGAPTKKSVARMGQTGTKSVFSQSGNSREVTPVLVAQTQSSGPQTSTTPQVLSPTITSPPNALPRRSSRLFTSDSSTTKENSKKLKMKFPPKIPNRKTKSKTNKGGITQPNINDSLEITKLDSSIISEGKITTITPQIQAFNLQKAAAGLMSLLREMGKGYLALCSYNCKEAINILSHLPSHHYSTGWVLCQIGRAYFELSEYMQAERIFSEVRRIESFRVEGMEIYSTTLWHLQKDVALSVLSKDLTDMDKNSPEAWCAAGNCFSLQREHDIAIKFFQRAIQVDPNYAYAYTLLGHEFVLTEELDKALACFRNAIRVNPRHYNAWYGLGMIYYKQEKFSLAEMHFQKALDINPQSSVLLCHIGVVQHALKKSEKALDTLNKAIVIDPKNPLCKFHRASVLFANEKYKSALQELEELKQIVPKESLVYFLIGKVYKKLGQTHLALMNFSWAMDLDPKGANNQIKEAIDKRYLPDDEEPITQEEQIMGTDESQESSMTDADDTQLHAAESDEF; translated from the exons GCTGCTATATGGCAAGCACTAAACCACTATGCTTACCGAGACGCAGTTTTCCTCGCGGAACGACTATATGCAGAAG TACATTCAGAAGAAGCCTTGTTTTTACTGGCAACCTGTTACTACCGCTCAGGAAAGGCTTATAAAGCATATAGACTCTTGAAAGGACACAGTTGTACCACCCCACAGTGTAAATACCTGCTTGCAAAATGTTGTGTTGACCTCAGCAA gcttGCAGAAGGGGAACAGATCTTATCTGGTGGAGTGTTTAATAAGCAAAAAAGCCATGACGACCTTGTCACTGAGTTTGGGGATTCAGCTTGCTTCACTCTTTCCTTGTTGGGACATGTATATTG CAAGACAGATCGGCTTGCCAAAGGATCAGAATGTTACCAAAAGAGCCTTAGTTTAAATCCTTTCCTCTGGTCTCCCTTTGAATCGTTATGTGAAATAG GTGAGAAGCCAGATCCTGACCAAACATTTAAATTAACATCTCTACAGAATTTTAGCAGTTGTCTTCCCAACACTTGTACAACTCTAGTATCTAATCACAGTCTATCTCACAGACAGCCTGAGACAGTCCTTACAGAAACACCCCAAGACACAATT GAATTAAACAGACTGAACCTAGAATCTTCCAATTCAAAGTACTCCTTGAATACAGATTCCTCCGTGTCTTACATTGATTCAGCTGTAATTTCACCAGATAACGTCCCCCTTGGAACTGGTACTTCCATATTATCTAAACAGgttcaaaataaaccaaaaactgGTCGAAGTTTATTAGGAGGACCAACTGCTCTTAGCCCATTAACCCCAAG TTTTGGGATTTTGCCATTAGAAACCCCAAGTCCTGGAGATGGATCCTATTTACAAAACTACACTAATACACCTTCTGTAATTGACGTGCCACCCACCGGAGCACCTACAAAAAAG TCTGTTGCAAGAATGGGCCAAACTGGAACAAAGTCTGTCTTCTCACAGAGTGGAAATAGTCGAGAAGTCACACCAGTACTTGTTGCACAAACACAAAGTTCTGGCCCACAAACAAG tACAACACCTCAGGTATTGAGCCCCACTATTACATCTCCCCCAAACGCATTGCCTCGAAGAAGTTCCCGCCTTTTCACTAGTGACAGTTCTACAACCAAG GAGAATAgcaaaaagttaaaaatgaagtTTCCACCTAAAAtcccaaacagaaaaacaaaaagtaaaactaaTAAAGGAGGAATAACTCAACCCAACATAAACGATAGTCTGGAAATTACAAAATTGGACTCTTCTATCATTTCAGAAGGGAAAATAACCACAATCACACCTCAGATCCAGGCATTTAATCTTCAGAAGGCAGCAGCAG GTTTGATGAGCCTTCTTCGTGAAATGGGAAAAGGTTATTTAGCTTTGTGTTCATACAACTGCAAAGAAGCTATAAATATTTTGAGCCACCTACCTTCTCACCACTACAGTACTGGTTGGGTCTTGTGCCAGATTGGACGGGCTTATTTTGAACTTTCAGAATATATGCAG GCTGAAAGAATATTCTCAGAAGTTAGAAGGATTGAGAGTTTCAGAGTTGAAGGAATGGAGATCTACTCGACAACACTCTGGCATCTGCAGAAAGATGTCGCTCTTTCAGTTCTGTCAAAAGATTTAACAGACATGGATAAGAATTCACCAGAG GCCTGGTGTGCTGCAGGGAATTGTTTCAGTCTACAAAGGGAGCATGATATAGCAATTAAATTCTTCCAAAGAGCTATCCAGGTCGATCCAAATTATGCTTATGCCTATACTCTACTAGGACACGAGTTTGTGTTAACTGAAGAACTAGACAAAGCATTAGCATGTTTTCGAAATGCTATAAGAGTAAATCCCAGACATTATAATGCATG GTATGGTTTAGGAATGATTTATTACAAGCAAGAGAAGTTCAGCCTCGCAGAAATGCATTTCCAGAAAGCACTTGATATCAACCCTCAGAGTTCAGTTTTACTTTGCCACATTGGAGTA GTTCAGCATGCACTAAAGAAGTCTGAGAAGGCTTTGGATACCCTAAACAAAGCCATTGTTATCGATCCCAAGAACCCTCTATGCAAATTTCACAGAGCCTCGGttttatttgcaaatgaaaaatacaag tcTGCTTTACAAGAACTTGAAGAACTGAAACAGATTGTCCCCAAAGAATCCCTCGTTTACTTCTTAATAGGAAAG GTTTACAAGAAGTTGGGTCAAACTCATCTCGCCTTGATGAATTTCTCTTGGGCTATGGATTTAGATCCTAAAGGAGCCAATAATCAGATTAAAGAGGCAATTGACAAGCGCTACCTTCCAGATGATGAGGAGCCAATAACCCAAGAGGAACAGATCA TGGGGACAGATGAGTCCCAGGAGAGCAGCATGACAGATGCAGACGACACACAACTTCATGCAGCAGAAAGTGATGAATTTTAA
- the Cdc27 gene encoding cell division cycle protein 27 homolog isoform X2 translates to MTVLQEPVQAAIWQALNHYAYRDAVFLAERLYAEVHSEEALFLLATCYYRSGKAYKAYRLLKGHSCTTPQCKYLLAKCCVDLSKLAEGEQILSGGVFNKQKSHDDLVTEFGDSACFTLSLLGHVYCKTDRLAKGSECYQKSLSLNPFLWSPFESLCEIGEKPDPDQTFKLTSLQNFSSCLPNTCTTLVSNHSLSHRQPETVLTETPQDTIELNRLNLESSNSKYSLNTDSSVSYIDSAVISPDNVPLGTGTSILSKQVQNKPKTGRSLLGGPTALSPLTPSFGILPLETPSPGDGSYLQNYTNTPSVIDVPPTGAPTKKTFCVLQSVARMGQTGTKSVFSQSGNSREVTPVLVAQTQSSGPQTSTTPQVLSPTITSPPNALPRRSSRLFTSDSSTTKENSKKLKMKFPPKIPNRKTKSKTNKGGITQPNINDSLEITKLDSSIISEGKITTITPQIQAFNLQKAAAGLMSLLREMGKGYLALCSYNCKEAINILSHLPSHHYSTGWVLCQIGRAYFELSEYMQAERIFSEVRRIESFRVEGMEIYSTTLWHLQKDVALSVLSKDLTDMDKNSPEAWCAAGNCFSLQREHDIAIKFFQRAIQVDPNYAYAYTLLGHEFVLTEELDKALACFRNAIRVNPRHYNAWYGLGMIYYKQEKFSLAEMHFQKALDINPQSSVLLCHIGVVQHALKKSEKALDTLNKAIVIDPKNPLCKFHRASVLFANEKYKSALQELEELKQIVPKESLVYFLIGKVYKKLGQTHLALMNFSWAMDLDPKGANNQIKEAIDKRYLPDDEEPITQEEQIMGTDESQESSMTDADDTQLHAAESDEF, encoded by the exons GCTGCTATATGGCAAGCACTAAACCACTATGCTTACCGAGACGCAGTTTTCCTCGCGGAACGACTATATGCAGAAG TACATTCAGAAGAAGCCTTGTTTTTACTGGCAACCTGTTACTACCGCTCAGGAAAGGCTTATAAAGCATATAGACTCTTGAAAGGACACAGTTGTACCACCCCACAGTGTAAATACCTGCTTGCAAAATGTTGTGTTGACCTCAGCAA gcttGCAGAAGGGGAACAGATCTTATCTGGTGGAGTGTTTAATAAGCAAAAAAGCCATGACGACCTTGTCACTGAGTTTGGGGATTCAGCTTGCTTCACTCTTTCCTTGTTGGGACATGTATATTG CAAGACAGATCGGCTTGCCAAAGGATCAGAATGTTACCAAAAGAGCCTTAGTTTAAATCCTTTCCTCTGGTCTCCCTTTGAATCGTTATGTGAAATAG GTGAGAAGCCAGATCCTGACCAAACATTTAAATTAACATCTCTACAGAATTTTAGCAGTTGTCTTCCCAACACTTGTACAACTCTAGTATCTAATCACAGTCTATCTCACAGACAGCCTGAGACAGTCCTTACAGAAACACCCCAAGACACAATT GAATTAAACAGACTGAACCTAGAATCTTCCAATTCAAAGTACTCCTTGAATACAGATTCCTCCGTGTCTTACATTGATTCAGCTGTAATTTCACCAGATAACGTCCCCCTTGGAACTGGTACTTCCATATTATCTAAACAGgttcaaaataaaccaaaaactgGTCGAAGTTTATTAGGAGGACCAACTGCTCTTAGCCCATTAACCCCAAG TTTTGGGATTTTGCCATTAGAAACCCCAAGTCCTGGAGATGGATCCTATTTACAAAACTACACTAATACACCTTCTGTAATTGACGTGCCACCCACCGGAGCACCTACAAAAAAG ACTTTCTGTGTTTTACAGTCTGTTGCAAGAATGGGCCAAACTGGAACAAAGTCTGTCTTCTCACAGAGTGGAAATAGTCGAGAAGTCACACCAGTACTTGTTGCACAAACACAAAGTTCTGGCCCACAAACAAG tACAACACCTCAGGTATTGAGCCCCACTATTACATCTCCCCCAAACGCATTGCCTCGAAGAAGTTCCCGCCTTTTCACTAGTGACAGTTCTACAACCAAG GAGAATAgcaaaaagttaaaaatgaagtTTCCACCTAAAAtcccaaacagaaaaacaaaaagtaaaactaaTAAAGGAGGAATAACTCAACCCAACATAAACGATAGTCTGGAAATTACAAAATTGGACTCTTCTATCATTTCAGAAGGGAAAATAACCACAATCACACCTCAGATCCAGGCATTTAATCTTCAGAAGGCAGCAGCAG GTTTGATGAGCCTTCTTCGTGAAATGGGAAAAGGTTATTTAGCTTTGTGTTCATACAACTGCAAAGAAGCTATAAATATTTTGAGCCACCTACCTTCTCACCACTACAGTACTGGTTGGGTCTTGTGCCAGATTGGACGGGCTTATTTTGAACTTTCAGAATATATGCAG GCTGAAAGAATATTCTCAGAAGTTAGAAGGATTGAGAGTTTCAGAGTTGAAGGAATGGAGATCTACTCGACAACACTCTGGCATCTGCAGAAAGATGTCGCTCTTTCAGTTCTGTCAAAAGATTTAACAGACATGGATAAGAATTCACCAGAG GCCTGGTGTGCTGCAGGGAATTGTTTCAGTCTACAAAGGGAGCATGATATAGCAATTAAATTCTTCCAAAGAGCTATCCAGGTCGATCCAAATTATGCTTATGCCTATACTCTACTAGGACACGAGTTTGTGTTAACTGAAGAACTAGACAAAGCATTAGCATGTTTTCGAAATGCTATAAGAGTAAATCCCAGACATTATAATGCATG GTATGGTTTAGGAATGATTTATTACAAGCAAGAGAAGTTCAGCCTCGCAGAAATGCATTTCCAGAAAGCACTTGATATCAACCCTCAGAGTTCAGTTTTACTTTGCCACATTGGAGTA GTTCAGCATGCACTAAAGAAGTCTGAGAAGGCTTTGGATACCCTAAACAAAGCCATTGTTATCGATCCCAAGAACCCTCTATGCAAATTTCACAGAGCCTCGGttttatttgcaaatgaaaaatacaag tcTGCTTTACAAGAACTTGAAGAACTGAAACAGATTGTCCCCAAAGAATCCCTCGTTTACTTCTTAATAGGAAAG GTTTACAAGAAGTTGGGTCAAACTCATCTCGCCTTGATGAATTTCTCTTGGGCTATGGATTTAGATCCTAAAGGAGCCAATAATCAGATTAAAGAGGCAATTGACAAGCGCTACCTTCCAGATGATGAGGAGCCAATAACCCAAGAGGAACAGATCA TGGGGACAGATGAGTCCCAGGAGAGCAGCATGACAGATGCAGACGACACACAACTTCATGCAGCAGAAAGTGATGAATTTTAA